The Streptococcus sp. 29896 genome includes a region encoding these proteins:
- a CDS encoding DUF1398 domain-containing protein: MFTLENINRGHEQFTGPDFPKLIAYFMDLAMVENTVDIQSGQVIYRSQTGQTLEKQGYQVTKPVSDQANLDQFVTILRNHQAGQTDFPTFCQETAEAGIYKWVIDLEAMTCSYLDKAEQAVFVETIPSVEN; this comes from the coding sequence ATGTTTACTTTAGAAAACATCAATCGTGGTCATGAGCAGTTTACAGGGCCTGATTTTCCCAAACTGATTGCCTATTTTATGGACTTGGCTATGGTGGAAAATACGGTGGATATCCAGTCTGGCCAGGTTATCTATCGCTCACAGACAGGGCAGACTCTGGAAAAGCAGGGCTATCAAGTGACGAAACCTGTTTCGGACCAAGCCAATCTGGACCAGTTTGTGACTATCTTACGCAATCATCAGGCTGGACAAACAGATTTTCCAACCTTCTGTCAGGAAACAGCAGAAGCAGGCATTTACAAGTGGGTCATCGACCTAGAAGCTATGACCTGTTCCTATCTGGACAAGGCAGAGCAGGCTGTTTTTGTGGAAACCATACCTAGTGTGGAGAACTAG
- a CDS encoding MetQ/NlpA family ABC transporter substrate-binding protein encodes MKLKKIFGLAATAALSLGLLAACSSSSSTTTESSADTTTVKVGIMTRNAYTTEVWDKVTELAAAEGVTVELTEFTDYSQPNKALAEGDVDVNAFQHIYFLNNWNTENGGDLQVAGYTLYSPIRFYSGVEGGKDKYTSIEDIPEGAEIAVPNDATNESRALFLLESAGLIELDVADGELATLSHITSNPKNITITELDASQTVRSLESVDGAVINNNYAQEAGLDTSKALYIEQKGADTEVWYNVIAAQNGWEESDKADAIKTLIAAYNTDEVAEIIERASNQTDFAIWDEVSAE; translated from the coding sequence ATGAAATTAAAGAAAATTTTTGGTCTTGCAGCAACAGCTGCTCTCTCACTAGGTCTTTTGGCGGCGTGCAGTTCAAGTTCTTCAACAACAACGGAGTCTTCTGCAGACACAACAACTGTAAAAGTGGGGATTATGACACGTAATGCCTATACGACAGAAGTTTGGGACAAGGTAACGGAGTTGGCAGCAGCTGAGGGTGTAACAGTTGAGTTGACAGAGTTCACAGATTACTCACAACCAAACAAGGCTTTGGCTGAAGGAGATGTGGATGTCAATGCCTTCCAACATATTTACTTCTTGAACAACTGGAACACTGAAAACGGTGGTGACTTGCAAGTAGCTGGTTACACATTGTACAGCCCAATCCGCTTCTACTCTGGTGTTGAAGGTGGTAAAGATAAGTATACTTCTATTGAAGATATTCCAGAAGGTGCAGAAATTGCCGTTCCAAACGATGCAACAAACGAAAGCCGTGCCCTCTTCTTGCTTGAGTCAGCAGGTTTGATCGAGTTGGATGTTGCAGATGGCGAATTGGCAACACTTTCACACATCACTTCAAATCCAAAGAACATCACTATTACAGAATTGGATGCAAGCCAAACAGTTCGCTCACTTGAGTCAGTTGACGGTGCAGTTATCAACAACAACTATGCACAAGAAGCAGGTCTTGATACTTCTAAAGCCCTCTACATCGAGCAAAAAGGTGCAGACACTGAAGTTTGGTACAACGTTATTGCAGCGCAAAACGGTTGGGAAGAATCTGACAAGGCTGATGCAATTAAAACTTTGATTGCAGCCTATAACACGGATGAAGTTGCAGAAATCATCGAACGTGCTTCAAATCAAACAGATTTCGCTATCTGGGATGAAGTTTCAGCAGAATAA
- a CDS encoding L-lactate dehydrogenase: MARKIGIIGLGHVGATLLHDLIAGQVFDDYVVIDKDEKKLAADVLDMQDRVANSGQFANFILNDYAALADADIVVSSLGKISLQGNAAKSRFAELPFTSQEVKEVSEKLVASGFSGILMVITNPVDVITQLYQTYTGFPQERVIGTGTLLDTARMKRAVSQRFGLAPTSISGYNLGEHGNSQFTAWSQVRIGQTPIQALLTKEELDQLAEEARMGGHTVFFGKGYTNFAIAAAAKTLIEAVLSNSRAVLPVSHYIAAYGTYLGYPATVGRSGIEATVDLDLSQEESALLDQSAAIIRERVEIAMRGDWESLVL; this comes from the coding sequence ATGGCTAGAAAAATTGGAATCATCGGACTGGGTCACGTTGGAGCAACCCTTTTGCATGACCTAATTGCTGGACAGGTCTTTGATGACTATGTGGTGATTGATAAGGATGAAAAGAAACTGGCAGCGGATGTGCTGGATATGCAGGACCGCGTTGCCAATTCAGGTCAGTTTGCCAACTTTATTCTCAACGACTATGCGGCTCTGGCGGATGCGGATATTGTGGTGTCCAGTCTTGGCAAGATCAGCCTACAGGGCAATGCAGCCAAGAGCCGTTTTGCAGAGTTGCCCTTTACCAGTCAAGAGGTCAAGGAAGTGTCGGAAAAGCTGGTTGCGTCTGGTTTTTCAGGCATTCTCATGGTTATCACCAATCCTGTTGATGTCATCACTCAACTCTATCAGACCTACACAGGTTTCCCCCAAGAGCGAGTGATTGGCACGGGGACCTTGCTAGATACGGCTCGGATGAAGCGTGCGGTGAGTCAGCGGTTTGGGCTTGCTCCGACCAGCATCTCAGGCTACAATCTGGGTGAGCATGGCAACTCCCAATTCACCGCTTGGAGCCAGGTGCGGATTGGTCAAACACCTATCCAGGCCTTGTTGACAAAAGAGGAGCTGGACCAGCTAGCCGAGGAGGCACGCATGGGCGGCCACACGGTCTTCTTCGGCAAGGGTTACACTAACTTTGCTATTGCGGCGGCGGCCAAGACCTTGATCGAGGCTGTTTTGTCCAATAGCAGAGCAGTCTTGCCGGTCTCCCACTACATTGCAGCCTACGGGACCTACCTAGGCTACCCAGCGACAGTTGGGCGGAGCGGGATTGAAGCCACGGTGGACCTAGACTTGAGCCAGGAAGAATCGGCCTTGCTAGACCAGTCAGCTGCCATTATCCGCGAGCGTGTTGAAATCGCGATGAGGGGGGACTGGGAGAGTTTGGTTTTGTAA
- a CDS encoding M20/M25/M40 family metallo-hydrolase translates to MAFLSEKEQIEKFWQDAIVQQDLEHLKALIGKKSIFAQQIGLEEVADYLQEVFEEAGANVLVDKSFAAPFVLARFEADNPEAKTIIFYNHYDTVPADSDQIWLKGQPFELTLTEDSMYGRGVDDDKGHIVARLSAVKKYLAQHGSLPVHIIFIMEGAEESASVDLDKYLVKYKDQLSQAELLVWEQGIRNKKDQLEIAGGNKGIVTFDVSVKSADLDIHSSFSGVIDSAAWYLLQAISSLRESDGRIKVPGIYDKVQEPNEREMALVEEYALVNADSLKEIYGLSLPLLRQERRELLKRLYFEPSITIEGLSTGYQGQGVKTIIPANASAKMEVRLVPGLTPDGVLSAIRTYLADQGFDQVEVAFTLGEESYRSDMSAPAIVKVIDLAKSFYPQGVSVLPTSPGTGPMHTVFHALGVPIAGFGLGHEGSRDHAGDENVKIADYIAHVELIEELIKAYE, encoded by the coding sequence ATGGCATTTTTGTCAGAAAAAGAACAAATTGAAAAATTTTGGCAGGATGCCATTGTCCAGCAGGATTTGGAGCATCTGAAGGCCTTGATTGGTAAAAAATCGATTTTTGCCCAACAAATTGGTCTGGAAGAGGTGGCTGATTATCTTCAAGAGGTATTTGAAGAAGCAGGAGCCAATGTCTTGGTTGATAAGTCATTCGCAGCACCTTTTGTCTTGGCGAGATTTGAAGCAGATAATCCTGAAGCCAAAACCATTATTTTCTACAACCACTACGATACGGTTCCAGCCGACAGCGACCAAATCTGGCTCAAAGGCCAGCCTTTTGAATTAACCCTGACTGAAGACAGTATGTACGGTCGCGGGGTGGATGATGATAAGGGACACATTGTAGCTCGCCTATCTGCTGTCAAAAAATACTTGGCCCAGCATGGCAGCCTTCCAGTTCATATTATCTTTATCATGGAAGGAGCTGAGGAGTCTGCTTCGGTGGATTTGGACAAGTATCTGGTCAAATACAAGGACCAGCTTAGTCAGGCAGAACTCTTGGTCTGGGAACAAGGTATCCGTAATAAGAAGGACCAATTGGAAATCGCTGGTGGGAACAAGGGGATCGTGACCTTTGATGTCTCTGTCAAGAGTGCTGATTTGGATATTCATTCCTCCTTTAGTGGGGTAATTGACTCGGCAGCCTGGTACTTGTTGCAAGCTATTTCTAGTCTACGTGAATCAGACGGTCGTATCAAGGTTCCAGGGATTTATGATAAGGTCCAAGAACCTAACGAGCGTGAAATGGCCTTGGTAGAGGAATATGCCTTGGTCAATGCAGATAGTTTGAAAGAAATTTATGGTTTAAGTTTACCGCTCTTGCGTCAGGAACGCAGAGAACTTTTGAAACGATTGTATTTTGAACCATCTATTACCATTGAAGGTTTGTCCACAGGCTATCAGGGGCAGGGAGTCAAGACCATCATTCCTGCCAATGCTAGTGCCAAGATGGAGGTTCGTCTGGTTCCAGGTTTGACGCCTGATGGCGTTTTAAGTGCTATTCGTACCTATCTGGCAGATCAAGGATTTGACCAAGTTGAGGTAGCATTTACCCTAGGGGAAGAATCCTACCGTTCGGATATGTCTGCACCTGCCATTGTAAAGGTCATCGATTTGGCTAAGTCTTTTTATCCCCAGGGGGTGTCGGTACTGCCGACCTCACCTGGTACAGGTCCCATGCATACAGTCTTTCATGCCTTAGGTGTTCCCATTGCTGGATTTGGTTTGGGACATGAGGGTAGTCGAGACCATGCAGGTGATGAAAATGTGAAGATTGCAGACTACATTGCACATGTTGAATTAATTGAGGAGTTGATTAAAGCGTATGAGTAA
- a CDS encoding gamma-glutamyl-gamma-aminobutyrate hydrolase family protein, with the protein MAKVLVGITGNEKHIPGQTGMTYVTVASELAQGVSDAGGLPIVIPMGEVSQARDYVTMIDKLILSGGQHVDPRFYGEEKSIESDDYLLARDEFELALIREALKQNKPIFAVCRGMQLLNVALGGSLHQAIEDHWQDGYAGTSHSLRIKPHSRVGQLFDQGSQINSFHRQSIKDLAPGLVATAHDPRDGTIEAFESRKGASLLGIQWHPEFLWQECERSRQLFRYLVEQL; encoded by the coding sequence ATGGCAAAAGTTCTTGTAGGAATTACTGGAAATGAAAAGCATATTCCTGGTCAGACAGGCATGACTTATGTTACCGTCGCAAGCGAATTGGCTCAAGGTGTTAGCGACGCGGGTGGATTGCCTATTGTCATCCCCATGGGAGAGGTTTCCCAGGCCAGAGACTACGTGACTATGATTGATAAATTAATTTTGTCGGGTGGTCAGCATGTGGATCCTCGTTTCTATGGAGAAGAAAAGTCGATTGAAAGTGATGACTATTTATTGGCGCGTGATGAGTTTGAATTGGCTCTGATTCGAGAGGCTTTGAAGCAAAACAAACCGATTTTTGCAGTGTGCCGAGGCATGCAACTTTTAAATGTCGCCCTTGGTGGTAGTCTCCATCAGGCTATTGAGGATCACTGGCAAGATGGGTATGCTGGAACTTCGCATAGTCTTCGTATCAAACCTCACAGTCGTGTTGGTCAGCTATTTGACCAAGGCAGTCAGATCAACTCTTTCCATCGTCAGAGCATCAAGGATTTGGCACCAGGCTTGGTAGCTACTGCCCATGATCCAAGAGATGGAACGATTGAAGCTTTTGAAAGTCGAAAAGGGGCTTCACTGCTGGGGATTCAATGGCACCCAGAATTTCTGTGGCAAGAATGCGAACGCTCACGCCAACTCTTTCGTTATTTAGTGGAACAATTATAA
- a CDS encoding iron-containing alcohol dehydrogenase family protein has protein sequence MEFEKLVRGEPGQYVASQGALKELPARLSLFQRPVIVTGQVAYAAFVKHYGKEADWSVLFYDRTASHEDMDRLADRARQLGADVIVGIGGGKVMDTSKGVADRLNVELVLVPTLVATCACSTPLLVAYYPDHSFKSIDYCQRSGFMTVVDYDLLIDAPKEYLISGISDTLAKWYELEAIHRGKKRQELPAMVQLALATAQVSQDILLHDTEAVLDAADRKQVTPAFERMVDTVYAVAANVGCQTSDYVSGAHALHNGLTVLHETHEIAHGLKVAYGILVQLCLTGDEDEVRKLLPFYQKNGYIYRWDQLGVTEDRLTAMQKVAEKATVPTESYVNIRADITANEVVAAMLRLEEVVEAAHG, from the coding sequence ATGGAGTTTGAAAAATTAGTACGTGGTGAGCCTGGTCAATACGTAGCTTCCCAAGGTGCCTTGAAAGAATTGCCTGCTCGGCTTTCTCTCTTCCAGCGACCAGTGATTGTGACGGGCCAAGTAGCCTATGCCGCCTTTGTTAAGCATTACGGTAAGGAGGCAGACTGGTCGGTACTCTTCTATGACCGTACAGCCAGCCATGAGGACATGGACCGTTTGGCAGATCGAGCCCGTCAACTAGGGGCAGATGTCATTGTCGGTATCGGCGGTGGCAAGGTAATGGATACCAGTAAAGGTGTGGCCGATCGGCTCAATGTTGAGCTTGTTCTGGTGCCGACTCTGGTTGCAACCTGTGCTTGCTCTACTCCGCTCTTGGTAGCTTATTATCCAGACCACAGTTTCAAATCTATTGATTATTGCCAGCGGTCTGGTTTTATGACGGTGGTAGATTATGATTTGCTGATTGATGCTCCGAAAGAGTATTTGATTAGCGGCATTTCAGATACCTTGGCCAAATGGTATGAGCTGGAAGCCATTCATCGAGGTAAGAAGCGGCAAGAATTACCAGCCATGGTACAATTGGCCTTGGCGACGGCTCAGGTTAGCCAGGACATTCTCTTGCATGATACGGAGGCTGTTCTTGATGCGGCAGACAGAAAGCAAGTCACGCCAGCCTTTGAGCGCATGGTGGACACGGTCTATGCTGTGGCTGCCAATGTCGGCTGTCAAACCAGTGACTATGTGTCAGGAGCCCATGCCCTCCATAATGGCTTGACAGTCCTTCATGAAACCCACGAGATTGCCCATGGCTTAAAGGTTGCCTACGGCATCTTGGTCCAGCTCTGTCTGACAGGTGATGAAGATGAGGTTCGTAAACTATTGCCTTTCTATCAAAAGAATGGTTATATTTACCGTTGGGACCAGTTGGGAGTGACAGAAGACCGCCTGACTGCCATGCAAAAAGTGGCCGAAAAGGCCACCGTTCCAACAGAGAGCTATGTCAATATCCGAGCGGATATCACTGCAAATGAGGTGGTTGCAGCTATGCTACGTCTAGAAGAAGTTGTGGAGGCAGCACATGGCTAG
- a CDS encoding methionine ABC transporter ATP-binding protein: MSKEIIKLDNIDVTFRQKKREITAVKDVSIHINQGDIYGIVGYSGAGKSTLVRVINLLQVPTAGTITIDDDVIFDQGKVTLSPAQLREKRRDIGMIFQHFNLMAQMTAAENVAFALKHSGLSKEEKAEKVNRLLELVGLADRAENYPAQLSGGQKQRVAIARALANDPKILISDESTSALDPRTTKQILALLQELNEKLGLTIVLITHEMQIVKDIANRVAVMQDGRLIEEGSVLEIFSHPKEELTQDFIKTATGIDEALVKIYQQGIVQNLPENSLLVQLKYSGASTDTAIVNDLYKFYQVSSNILYGNIEILDHTPVGEMVLILSGEPGNIHRALEAVTEAHVEVTILKGEQPC; this comes from the coding sequence ATGAGTAAGGAAATCATTAAATTAGACAATATTGATGTGACCTTCCGTCAGAAAAAACGGGAGATTACAGCGGTCAAGGATGTCAGCATCCATATTAATCAGGGAGATATTTATGGCATCGTGGGCTATTCGGGGGCTGGTAAGTCAACCCTGGTTCGTGTCATCAATCTCTTGCAAGTGCCAACGGCTGGAACGATTACCATCGATGATGATGTGATTTTTGACCAAGGAAAAGTAACCTTGAGCCCTGCTCAATTACGGGAAAAACGCCGTGATATCGGTATGATTTTCCAGCATTTTAATCTGATGGCACAAATGACGGCAGCAGAAAACGTTGCCTTTGCCCTGAAACATTCTGGATTGAGCAAGGAAGAGAAGGCAGAAAAAGTCAACCGTCTCTTGGAATTGGTGGGATTGGCAGATAGAGCTGAAAACTACCCTGCCCAATTGTCAGGTGGTCAGAAACAACGGGTAGCTATTGCGCGTGCCTTAGCAAATGATCCGAAAATCTTGATTTCAGATGAATCAACCTCTGCCTTGGACCCTCGTACAACCAAGCAAATTCTGGCTCTCTTGCAGGAGTTGAATGAAAAACTTGGCTTGACTATTGTTTTGATTACCCATGAAATGCAGATTGTCAAAGATATTGCCAATCGTGTGGCTGTTATGCAGGATGGTCGCTTGATTGAAGAAGGCTCTGTCCTTGAAATCTTCTCGCATCCAAAAGAAGAATTGACCCAAGATTTTATCAAAACAGCAACAGGAATTGATGAGGCCTTGGTGAAGATTTACCAACAGGGAATTGTGCAAAACTTGCCAGAGAACAGCCTATTGGTACAACTCAAGTATTCAGGTGCTAGCACAGATACAGCTATTGTCAATGATCTCTATAAGTTTTATCAGGTTTCTTCCAATATCCTTTATGGAAATATTGAAATCTTGGACCACACGCCAGTTGGTGAAATGGTCTTGATTTTGTCAGGAGAGCCTGGCAATATCCACCGAGCACTTGAAGCTGTAACGGAAGCCCATGTTGAAGTAACGATTTTGAAAGGAGAGCAGCCATGTTAG
- a CDS encoding methionine ABC transporter permease: MLEWIETYMPNVYRMGWDTQTGWLTAINATIYMTGWSFLFGGLLGLITGLLLVLTAPRGVLENKYVFWILDKVASLFRAIPFIILLAFLNPVTRAIVGTGIGAKAALVPLALSVFPFYARQIQVVLSELDRGVIEAAQASGATIPDIIGVYLREGLPDIIRVTTLTLISLVGYTAMAGAIGSGGLGNVAISYGYNRFADDVTLVATILILVMIFVIQFVGDFLTKKINHR, from the coding sequence ATGTTAGAATGGATTGAAACTTATATGCCCAATGTATATAGAATGGGATGGGATACGCAAACAGGTTGGTTGACAGCTATTAATGCGACCATCTACATGACGGGTTGGTCTTTCTTATTTGGTGGACTATTGGGCTTGATTACAGGACTTTTGTTGGTCCTTACAGCCCCAAGAGGTGTTTTGGAAAATAAGTATGTCTTTTGGATTTTAGATAAGGTTGCATCGCTCTTTCGTGCGATTCCATTTATCATCTTATTGGCTTTCTTGAACCCTGTAACACGTGCTATTGTGGGGACAGGTATTGGTGCCAAGGCAGCCTTGGTTCCTTTGGCCTTATCAGTCTTTCCATTTTATGCTCGCCAAATCCAAGTTGTCTTATCAGAACTGGACCGTGGCGTGATTGAGGCGGCTCAGGCTTCTGGGGCAACCATTCCAGATATTATTGGGGTTTACTTGCGCGAAGGTCTTCCAGATATCATCCGTGTGACAACCTTGACCTTGATTTCCCTCGTTGGTTATACAGCCATGGCAGGAGCGATTGGTTCAGGTGGTTTAGGAAACGTAGCGATTTCCTATGGTTACAATCGCTTCGCAGATGACGTTACCTTGGTGGCGACTATTCTCATCTTGGTGATGATCTTCGTCATTCAGTTTGTTGGTGATTTCCTTACGAAAAAAATCAACCATCGCTAG
- the glyQ gene encoding glycine--tRNA ligase subunit alpha: protein MSKKLTFQEIILTLQQFWNEQGCLLMQAYDTEKGAGTMSPYTFLRAIGPEPWNAAYVEPSRRPADGRYGENPNRLYQHHQFQVVMKPSPSNIQELYLESLERLGINPLEHDIRFVEDNWENPSTGSAGLGWEVWLDGMEITQFTYFQQVGGLATGPVTAEVTYGLERLASYIQEVDSVYDIEWADGVKYGEIFIQPEYEHSKYSFEVSDQNMLLENFTKFEKEAERALEEGLVHPAFDYVLKCSHTFNLLDARGAVSVTERAGYIARIRNLARVVAKTFVAERKKLGFPLLDEATRAELLKEDAE from the coding sequence ATGTCAAAGAAACTTACATTTCAAGAGATTATCTTGACCTTACAACAATTTTGGAATGAGCAGGGGTGCTTGCTCATGCAGGCTTATGATACGGAAAAAGGGGCGGGTACCATGAGCCCATACACATTCTTGCGTGCTATCGGGCCTGAGCCTTGGAATGCGGCTTATGTGGAGCCTTCTCGTCGTCCTGCGGACGGTCGTTACGGGGAAAACCCAAACCGTCTCTATCAGCACCACCAATTCCAAGTGGTGATGAAACCGTCGCCTTCTAATATCCAAGAACTCTACTTGGAGTCTTTGGAGCGTTTGGGCATCAATCCTTTGGAACACGATATCCGTTTCGTTGAGGACAACTGGGAAAACCCGTCAACAGGTTCAGCAGGTCTGGGCTGGGAAGTTTGGTTGGACGGTATGGAAATCACGCAGTTTACCTACTTCCAACAAGTTGGTGGTTTGGCAACAGGTCCAGTCACAGCCGAAGTAACTTATGGTTTGGAGCGTTTGGCTTCTTATATTCAAGAAGTTGACTCCGTTTACGATATTGAGTGGGCAGACGGCGTTAAATACGGTGAAATTTTCATCCAGCCGGAATATGAGCATTCAAAATACTCCTTTGAAGTATCAGACCAGAATATGCTCCTTGAAAACTTTACTAAGTTTGAAAAAGAAGCAGAGCGGGCTTTGGAAGAGGGCTTGGTTCACCCAGCCTTTGACTATGTGCTCAAATGTTCTCATACCTTTAACCTACTAGATGCACGCGGTGCAGTGTCTGTAACCGAGCGTGCAGGTTACATTGCCCGTATCCGTAACCTTGCCCGTGTCGTTGCCAAAACCTTTGTGGCAGAGCGGAAGAAACTCGGCTTCCCACTTTTAGACGAAGCAACACGAGCAGAATTGTTGAAGGAGGACGCAGAATAA